In Populus trichocarpa isolate Nisqually-1 chromosome 16, P.trichocarpa_v4.1, whole genome shotgun sequence, a genomic segment contains:
- the LOC127904425 gene encoding uncharacterized protein LOC127904425, whose protein sequence is MAWGIVQGLDKTMGSMDKMESYSEKRILSASNPSVLAVPSKPFSNHENKSYTRAGFDECSFCKQKGHWKAQCPKLRHQNQAWKSGSQSQSNAHRPPQGYKPPHHNTAAVAFPGSITDPNTLAEQFQKFLSLQPQTMSASSSIGQLPHSSSGSAVSEVDWDRP, encoded by the exons ATGGCCTGGGGAATCGTTCAAGGCTTGGACAAGACAATGGGCTCCATGGACAAAATGGAG tcttattctgaaaagagAATCctttctgcttcaaatccttcggtactagcagtaccttctaagcCATTCTCTAATCATGAGAACAAGTCTTACACAAGGGCTGGCTTCGATGAGTGCAGTTTttgtaagcagaaaggtcattggaaggctcagtgtcctaagttgagacatcagaatcaagcttggaagtctggtagccagtcacaatctaatgctcatagaccacctcagggttataaaccaccacaccacaataccGCAGCAGTAGCTTTCCCAGGCTCTATTACCGATCCTAATACTTtggctgagcaatttcagaagtttctctccttgcagccacaaacaatgtctgcttcttcttccataggtcagttgcctcatagttcctcag gatctgcagtctcagaagttgattgggacaggccgtag